The genomic interval TTAATTGCTCGGCGAGGATCGCACAAAGGGATCAGTCGCTGCAACACGGAGAAGGCAACTAATGATTTGTTATCAATTAATCCATTgattattttcaccattataGCTGGTGAACGGGGGTCACTTCTAGTTACCCAACTCCGCTGCTCTCCTCAGCTCTGCGTGGAGCGTTTTAGCACCTTTCAGTggattgttttgattttttttggtggaaTATTTTTGCTTCTCTCACCGGCTTTGTTATCAATGCAAACTTCCTCTTCAGACAAAGTTGGCAacgctggtggagaccaaaaaatgtttgaaaggGGAATGAATATCTGACTTTGCATTCGTCAGGCGGCCGAAGACAAACTCTTCTGCTGCCCCGTACGGTGTGCGAAACACGCAATTGATGCAGGTTTAAAAGATTGATTtcttgagttttaaaaaaatgttgtatcGTAATTTTACGTCTCCAGTTTACCCATAAGGTCCAACTCACAGATTTCAAAGTCAAGTCAAAGTCGCTTCATTGTCATTATATTGTGGGGGTCAGACAACGATATTTTGAGCGtcagataaaaaacaattacaacaattaAAGACATAAAGTGACAGGTGTTCGGTCTACAAtgatattaaaacagaaaaaaaacatacagtagggTTCATTggatgtttggcatttttcctATGAAACATGACAACAGCCGGGCTGTGTTTAGTTCCCGCATAATGATGGAAGTGACACGGAGCTTTTACTGCACTTAACTCATCTGTAAACgatctgcatgaaaaaaaagccaagagaACGACTGTGACGCCGCATCTGtctgacacgtgtgtgtgtgtgtgtgtgtgtgtgtgtgtgtgtgtgtgtgtgtgcgcgcgcccgtgtgtgtgtgtgctggtggcAGTGTGGCAAAGTGGATCTCGTGTTCGTGTTGAAACCAAAGAGCGACAGCTGCTTCACCATCCGTGGGGTAGTTATGCTTCATGTGGTCGACAtaactgtgaatgtgtgcgtgtgtcgtgGTGGGTTTAGAGCCGTGGTCTCCAGCGCGTCTCTGGTTTCGGCATCTGGCCTTGTGGCAGTTGGAAGGAATTTTTCCAGAGAATTGTATTCTAATAAAATCACACAAGGAAACAAGTCTATTTGATGTCGAATTATTATGATGTCGTTTATCTCTTACAGTGCCTGGAAATTGACTTTCTTCCGTGTCTTCTGCCTCTGTCCTTGAATGCACAGGCCTTGGCCATGGGGGGATCCAAGAGCAAGCCCAAGGATGCGGGCCATCGAACCCGCAGCCTGGACGTCAACCTCAGCGCCGGAGGAGGGGTCGGTGGCCACCACCTCAGCTCCAATCAACAGTCCCTGGTGCCCAACCGTAGCCCCACCATGGACGGGGGTCTCGGTGGCAATCCGTCTTCGGCCAATAACGCAGAGCTGAGCCTGTTCGGAGGAGTGGACAACAACGCCGTCACCTCTCCGAACAGAATCACACTGGCAGGTCAGCACAATGCCTCAGTCTTCTTTCAGTCGTACATGTCatggtttattgtttttaattctgtgCCCTGCAAACTCTCTCGCTCCACCAGGAGGTGTGACGACCTTCGTGGCGTTGTACGACTACGAGTCTCGGACAGCCTCGGATCTGTCTTTCAGGAAGGGCGAACGTCTCCAGATAGTCAACAACACGTAAGAACTGTCACACGTCCCTTGatgattttttgtgtgtcatcTTTCTCACATACACATGGAAACGAATAAACTCAAGAGTAGTCCAAtatcacttcttttctttttttttaaacctactGCTCAGTTTTCTCACTGGCGGCTCAAACGGTAACGACTCGGCAaagcttgatatttttgttttgtgtcaactGACACATTcctgcacatttatttttgcttcctTCACAAAAGCTTCTCTGAGACTGTTTACACCTTTATGCGAGACCTCATCACTCAATATACAAATCCGACCTGTTCAATGATAGATCAATGATGGGAGATATGGCGGTTTTTAAAACAGGGGCGTGCTCTACGAAAATCCATAGAGGTGCAGTGAACCGCGTGACGTGGTGCTGCACCGCCAGAGCCGCTCGCCCGACTGACAAACCACTGACCTAGAAGGCAGGAGCTGAGAACAATAGTGGATTATCGCTGCATCTGGCCCCTCGGGCCGAAGATCCTGGATCATTTATTGGGTCAAGTGCACCAAGAATCCACGAAACAACTCTAGAGAGTAGTCGACTGGTTATCACAGTTCTGATTCAGTCCAATTAAACGTATTCACGTGACCTGATAGGTTTTTATTGTTATGATAATATGTGTTTACCTCATTATTGTCTCTTCACTGTCTCCAAGTTATGTAACGGTTTAAATATTTCGGTTTTATCGTACTTGTACTACAGCTGTGTTCTGCTCTGTGTATAATCTGCCACTGCTCATAACATTGCTCTCTGTATTTCTTGACATCCACCCTCTCTTTTCACCACTTCCCCctattcatctctctctctcttctccatttCCCCGTCACAAACCATCGcgattttttttacacaggagGAAGGTGAACTGCAGGTTTGTGAAGCTTCCTCTGCAGTTGTCTGTGAACGTTGCCGCCCGTCCGCCCCGCGTGTGTGTTCCTTCCCCCGGCACCTGAAGCATTTACTTTTTGCACCGTAATACCACGTCACTTGTTAGAGAGGCACAAGCCACGTAACTCATGCCCTCATGATCCCTGTAGtgcagtgaagtgtgtgtggggggggggagtttgtGCGAAGCCTTGCAGCGCTACGATCAATTCAGGTCAACTGGAGGCAATTCATGTAAACAAATCCCAATTCTACTTTGATTTTCATACGTGAATCGAGTGCTGCAAAGCTACGGCAGCTCGTCCCCTGATACGGTCTAGGATACATGCACCATCCCTCCCTGTTATCATAGCCACATTAATGCATGTTTGTATCTACtaagtatgtatatatttatttattttaacagtagAGACACTTGGGCTCATATTTATCAAGCTTGTCCGGGAGCCGAGAGCTCCTTCACAGTAGGAACTGTTCATGgtgtcattcacacacacacagtgggtgtTCAGTGGTCCACATCGCTCTATGTATACTCCGAGACACTTGATAAACACCGGCCCGagtgaaaaaaagtcacaaggactgtgtttatttgtgataTGGGGGTGTGCGATGAGCCTCGGTTGACGCTCATCTGTGTTTCCGTTTCATCGTTGCAGGGAAGGCGACTGGTGGCTGGCGCGCTCCCTGACCACCGGAGAGAACGGTTACATCCCCAGCAACTATGTGGCCCCGTCCGACTCCATCCAGgcagaagagtaaaaaaaacaacaaccttcttttattatttttttctctcttgttctgtctcttttatctgggtttttttttccgccgaGTGCATGTGAGAAGAATTAACGAAAGTGAAATCACTTTCTGTGAATGTGATTTCACTTTCACAGAAAGTGAAATCACATTCACTTtctgtgaatgtgatttttttaaatgcgctcttaaaggaatagtttgacattttttggggggttagaTCAGAAGATCATTCCCCACTCAATTTAAATATGGAGCTTTAGCCAACCGTCCTTTAGCTCACTAATAAACACGTTATATATCTCATTTGTATAATCAACACAAaagctgaaatataaaaacataaatcagtgGCTTTACAGGAGATTATGCGCAGGGCTGTTATTTGGCTGGCAAACAGTAACTTCCTGGAGTCTCAGCTGGATGACTGTGACGACAGGAAGTCATCGCAGCCGCATGAGACGTACTGTAGTcctgtacatactgtaaaccCCCCCGCTGATGGGTAGATATTTCTTGGGGGAATAGAACCAGTAAGGCTAACTAAATATAGCATCATATTTACAGTCTTAAGTCTTTGGTATTCACTGCTGTCTTCTCCCGGAGGGAATTCGCCGCTGATCTTTACAGGCTTACCTGCTTGCTTGTACAATGgaactaacttttttttatatataacacACCCGCTTCTCACTTTTCCCTCCTGCTGCCCCAGTCATCTCAGACTGTCTCTAGAGTCCAGGTAAGCAGCTGTCACACTGTAATGCATCAGTATGCATTGCATGTGAAATTGGctcaagacagaatatttaaCCGCATGAAACTACCAGCAAAGACTCACCCTCGCTTCgtcgctccttctctcccccacccccccactgCATACGTCGTCTTCTTCCCTTCACCCTCCTGCCTTCGTGTGTCCCATGTGTTCTtcgtttctttttaaaatctcctcATCGCCAGGTGGTTCTTTGGCAAAATCACGCGCCGCGACTCTGAGCGGCTGCTGCTGAGTCtagagaacaggagagggaCTTTCCTGGTGCGGGAGAGCGAGACCACCAAAGGTGAGTTGTGCGGACCTCTtatccaaagaaaacaaactccaCACTAACGCTGTAGATATTCGAGCTTTTCAGACCTCAGTACTGCCTGAGTCCCGACCAAAATGTGTCCATGGACCCtctttttttcaaggatttaaaaaaaaacccaacatgttaTTGTTTGCTAACTTTGCCCCGCTGATATATTGGTTGGCCGATAACATAATACAATACTAGCCTTTCACACACATCAAtttgtttagagcccgaccgatattatcgaccaactgatatgagcctttaaatgtgcatttatgtttacattttgggttaaataaatgtttattttcttagttcAAGTGCTATTTatttagttgtatttgttttgttttttcaatttataattatttatgataACGTTTATggttcaactgtatttgaactaaattcaaatacacacatgcatacatacatacatatatatatatatatatatatatatatatatatatatatatatgtttatccgcctatgtatcggtatcgggaatctaatatcgatattggcatgggcccccaaaaatccattaGAAGAAAAATTTCCGTTGCCtttgcaatgaaaaaaacatttatttcaatgattctaattctgattttaaaataataataaaaacagataaaataatggattagtaattgattactaaattaatcgccaactatttttgacaatcgattaatcggttcaagtagtttttatgaaacaaaaaagtcaaaattctctgatttcagcttcttaaatgtgaatattctctggtttctttgctcctctgtgacggtaaaccaaatatctttggtgtgtggacaaaacgaaacatcatcttgtgtttgggaaaaaagttcgacattttatggaccagacaactaatcgatgcatcgagaaaaataatcgacagattaatcgataatgaaaatattcgttagtcgcagccctaaaTTATTCATAACAGGGTTGGAGGAAATACatataatggtgaaaaataCTTATTCCTTCGTATTGATCAAGAATCCGACTTCAAGAACATTTTGTCCTggaaatgttctggaaatgtgccaaaactttatttttacacCACTGATTCCCAAAGTTATATTTTTTCTGccttcttatatatatatatatatatatatatatatatatatatatatatatatatatatatatatatatatatatattcagatcTGAACATGAAGCAGAGTTTGAATCCTACGTGACATGTCCGACTAAAAAATGCACCGAGGAGAAGAAAGACGTGATACCCCGCTGTTCACTGCGCCGTGGCAGTGGTGTGGCAGTGTGGGTGCAGAAGAGAGACAAatcaggcagaagaagaaaaaaaaaaagggactggATGTGAGTGACGCCTGTGGGACTCAGTCTGGAGATCGTCCTGATGGCAGCTGCTCTTCATCTGAGACTGCTTGCGGAAAAAAACGCAgcccatatgtgtgtgtgtgtgtgtgtgtgtgtgtgtgtgtgtgtgtgtgtgtgacgaacGTCCACGTGTACGTTACAGGATTCTCTGTTCTGGGATACATGTGGATTCAACCTCTGTATAGAGTGAGAAGAGGGAACAAGGAGACCGAGGAGAGGTAGAGGGCGGGTGAGCCAGACGGAATTAGGTCAATGTGGAGCTGAGGCTGAGGACTGAGGCCATATCACCCAGTTTAAACATTAGGAAGGGGGGGAGCGATGCACGGGGCTGCGCCGTGATTCAGACCGTTTTTCCACTTGATGCacgctgccctctggtggtgcAACAAGCAAATTGTGTCCAAAAAAACTAACATCCaattactctttttttcatttattttttgatccAGACCAGTGATTGTATGGATGTTGTATGTTTCTGCTGTGCATCTCTGCAGGTGCCTACTGTCTGTCGGTGCTGGACTATGACAACACCAAAGGGCTGAACGTGAAGCACTACAAGATCCGGAAGCTGGACAGCGGAGGCTTCTACATCACATCCCGCACGCAGTTCAGcaacctgcagcagctcgtcAATCACTATCGCAGTGAGTAGTTTCTCTATCCGTCTTCGTTGTCATATTTCTGTGTCTTGTACACTCTTGACGATTATTCTTCGATCAAGAAGGAAGCTTGACCCTGTCCTTGCCTCGTGTCCtgtctcccccaccccccagagCACGCTGACGGGCTGTGTCACAGTCTAACCGACATCTGTCCTGTGCTGAAGCCTCAGACTCAGGGACTAGCCAAGGACGCCTGGGAGATCCCCCGAGATTCCCTCCGCCTCGACCTCAAGCTTGGACAGGGCTGCTTCGGAGAGGTTTGGATGGGTGAGACGTGTTTTTACCGTCTATTCCTTGAACTTGACAATAGAAACAAtgtctgctggagaaaaaaactccaccatgacgtcacccattggttagtgaactgccgttttgaagccttgagttttggtcaacaccatctttttttttatgaagctAGAAGTAACCATATTCTGAGGAGCGTGGGGTGGAGCCTGATTCAGACTGTGCTCATCCATCACCATTATCAACCTACACCTGTGGCCCTCACTCATTGGACGGTAGAAGCGgtcaatcacgctgcatccACGGCCAAATGCCTGCCATGCCCTATCGTccatttgactctaaatgggaccatcatttacaaaatgaacattgaagaagacttgaaactagagattgaaccataaactcctcaggaaaatatgtagtgatgttataaatcaattgagaagtagagtcattttctcatatacctctatagaaactgacttttctttttgcaaccagtccagtcgccctctgctggtcattccagacaATACAAGTTTTAGGGACCTCCCAATGGACTTCACTTCCCGGACGCTGTGCCtacgtcctttttttttatatacagtctattatTGCTGCAGATTCTCTTGTCCCattaaaatgcacaatttaCTCTTTAAAAGCTTTTCAGGAAAAGCTcattggttatttatttattcatttaaatgtgttgttattATAGTCGACAACTGATATCACCTAGAAAATACTGTTGTGTCATGATCCTTGTCGGTAAGACAACTGTAGAATTCTTCATAAATGCCATAGCAATGCATATTAACAGTATGTTCACATGTAGAAACAGTTACAGTAGATATGAGATTTGATATTAAAGAATGTGAAAGGAAAACCAATGTGTTATTGATTTAGTTTCGGATGCATAGTTTTTACTGGAAGCTAATGAGTTGATTGAGTTGTAACAGCCATGACTgattatgttttcttcttttaccaGGGACATGGAACGGGACAACGCGCGTGGCGATCAAGACGCTGAAGCCCGGCACCATGTCCCCGGAGGCGTTCCTCCAGGAAGCTCAGGTCATGAAGAAGCTGAGGCACGAGAAGCTGGTCCAGCTCTACGCGGTGGTGTCTGAGGAGCCGATCTACATCGTCACCGAGTACATGGGGCAAGGTCAGCATGAGCCACCGTGGCGTCGTTGAAAAATGGCGTTTGAGTTTGAATGTGAGTGAGGATTAGTTATGATGTGCTGAGGCCGAGGATAACCAGAGATGTTGTAAACCTGAATGACCggagtgatttgtttttgcgAAGGGAGCCACTCGGTCAGGCCAAGCTCTGGTGCGTTTACTCCCTGCAAAGACATGtagaaaatgttatatttaagcaaaaacaaaatgcctcAAATCTTTGATTAAATTCACTTCAATACATATGTACAACAAAATGAAGAATTTTCGAACTCACAGATGTTTAATTTAAGATTTCATCAGGGAATTACCACCAGATAAAAAGCCTCACACAGTTTTGTATTAACCTGCAGTATGTGTCGCTGCTAACAGGTAGCCTACTGGACTTCCTGAAGGGCGACATGGGTAAGATGCTCCGCCTCCCCCAGCTGGTGGACATGGCCTCACAGGTCAGTGGAAAATATAGATGAAAAACATATACTACTGTTTCGCTTAcatccacttaaaaaaaaacaacaacatatctGCAGTGTCTTTCCTTATTCACAAAACTCCTGCCTCTCCCTCAGATTGCTTCGGGGATGGCCTATGTGGAGAGGATGAACTATGTGCACCGGGACCTCAGAGCTGCGAACATCCTGGTGGGAGACAACATGGTGTGCAAAGTGGCCGACTTTGGTCTGGCTCGCCTCATCGAGGATAATGAATATACTGCCCGGCAAGGTAAGATGTAGTTACGCGCGGTTTCACCACAGGAAACTTTAAGATTTATGCAGTAGACGTGATGTAGTCTGAGCTACAGTGATCATATGTCAACCTGCTGATAAACCCGTCCTCTTGCAGGGGCCAAGTTTCCCATCAAGTGGACGGCGCCTGAGGCCGCTCTGTACGGCCGCTTCACCATCAAATCTGACGTCTGGTCGTTCGGGGTCCTGCTGACTGAACTCGCCACCAAAGGCCGAGTTCCCTATCCAGGCAAgaatgatgtttttctttcttcttctcaggcCTTGTGACACTGCGGGAAAAATTAGCCGCGGACGTCATGCTCCACCAGTCACAACAGCATAGAGAATTATGAGTTTATGATTCATAAGCAGTCCCGCGATTCAAGCTGTGATTATGTCTCCTTCGGCCCCTCCCAGGTATGGTGAACCGGGAGGTGTTGGACCAGGTGGAGCGTGGCTACAGGATGCCGTGCCCGGCCGAGTGCCCCGAATCCATGCACGAGCTGATGCTGACCTGCTGGAGGAAGGAGGCCGAGGAGAGGCCCACCTTCGAGTACCTGCAGGGCTTCCTGGAGGATTACTTCACCTCCACAGAGCCCCAGTACCAGCCAGGGGAGAACCTGTAAACCGGGGGGGCCCGGACGTGGATTGCGTGCACGTGTAATGcatgcgttaaaaaaaaaaaaaggaaaaaaactgagcatGTGCATTTGCTTTGGAGAGCATGGACATGTCGCTGTATGTGTGAGGGGGATGTGCGTTCACAGTGTGACGGGGGCAGAAAGCCGACAGCAGTCTGGGGGCGATCAATCAAGTAACCGTCTGACATCGAGGATCGTCAGTGGGACATTAAAACAATCAGCCacattcacttcctgcctcATCGTCACGCCCGCCGCCATGCCGGGAAGAGGAAGGGACTGAACTGTGGtattattttgactttgttttgcaGTTTGTCAATCGAGTCAACACTCCGCAGAGCCGAGCAGATTCTTCCACCTTCTCCTGTTTATGTTTGTACGGTGCCCTCGTATAATCTATACCCCCCGACGCTCTTCCTGTATCATTTAACCTGACTGATCTTGTACTTTACCAATTTCAACACTGCAAACGACAACCAGACTGTGGCCTCCGCGACTGAACACGGATTAAAGACGAGAGTTCAGACGACGAACTATAGACACAAGCATTGTCCTGCTGAAAAGCGCCACTACATGAggtcaatttttctttttttttctttttttttgtctgttccaATTTGAAACATGTGCTCAGACTTTGTCTTCCATTTCGCCACTTGAGAAGCAACTGTGAGGGGATTTACAATACATTTCCAGGATACTTTGGTGGTTGTTCTGATTAGATCTGGAGGGACCGGAAAATGATCTGGTGAAATTTTCCTCCCTAGTCTTCCCCCTGTGcaacactgagacactgagtcCTGCCACTGCTGTGAGATTTTTCCAAATGATGCGAACGCGCTCGATTCCCGTCAGAGTGAGTGGTCCCATTTATCGCTGCGAGCAACTGTACGGCACGAGGCGAAGGCGAGGGCGAGGCGGAGCACGTCTCTCTCCTATTTACTAATCGTGACTTttcttacaaaacaaaatgctacTGATCACTAACGGTCGTCTCAGGATGGAGAAGACGAGAGTTTTGCCGCGAGGAATCTTTATTTTCCCGTGCCAATGAAAATCTCTTTTGTACCAAGTGTATTTTACTACTCTGAACgtttcttgcaaaaaaaaattataattatgagTTGCATAAGCAGAGGATTGTTTTCGAAAGATAACCCGCTGCTTTAAGAACCCTGCACCTGTTGCACGGTACCAACTGGCTCACCACTGTGGTTCCAAGGTGTCGatttgttgaaattaaaaattcttccattgcctcctctctcttctgacGTTTATTGATAGGAAGATTTGTATTTTGAATTCGCCTCGGTACTTAGTGCGTCTGTGAGCACACTCTTACACTGGAGATATTATGTTTCTGTTATGCCTTCCTCCAGCCTGCAGGAACAGAccagagagccccccccccccaaaaaagcatgTATAGCAAATAAATTGGCATCCTGAAACGTAAATGTAGATATGTTTTGTGTATATATCACCTTTATaatttattcctttaaaaaaattacccaaatgtttattttactgtc from Scophthalmus maximus strain ysfricsl-2021 chromosome 3, ASM2237912v1, whole genome shotgun sequence carries:
- the src gene encoding proto-oncogene tyrosine-protein kinase Src isoform X1, translating into MGIAPNGKCCRNPCRCANTSELPVPAFVFVKGGLIQDEVQLYSFNTSDQNQELARLMWHTALAMGGSKSKPKDAGHRTRSLDVNLSAGGGVGGHHLSSNQQSLVPNRSPTMDGGLGGNPSSANNAELSLFGGVDNNAVTSPNRITLAGGVTTFVALYDYESRTASDLSFRKGERLQIVNNTRKVNCREGDWWLARSLTTGENGYIPSNYVAPSDSIQAEEWFFGKITRRDSERLLLSLENRRGTFLVRESETTKGAYCLSVLDYDNTKGLNVKHYKIRKLDSGGFYITSRTQFSNLQQLVNHYRKHADGLCHSLTDICPVLKPQTQGLAKDAWEIPRDSLRLDLKLGQGCFGEVWMGTWNGTTRVAIKTLKPGTMSPEAFLQEAQVMKKLRHEKLVQLYAVVSEEPIYIVTEYMGQGSLLDFLKGDMGKMLRLPQLVDMASQIASGMAYVERMNYVHRDLRAANILVGDNMVCKVADFGLARLIEDNEYTARQGAKFPIKWTAPEAALYGRFTIKSDVWSFGVLLTELATKGRVPYPGMVNREVLDQVERGYRMPCPAECPESMHELMLTCWRKEAEERPTFEYLQGFLEDYFTSTEPQYQPGENL
- the src gene encoding proto-oncogene tyrosine-protein kinase Src isoform X2 — translated: MGIAPNGKCCRNPCRCANTSELPVPAFVFVKGGLIQDEVQLYSFNTSDQNQELARLMWHTALAMGGSKSKPKDAGHRTRSLDVNLSAGGGVGGHHLSSNQQSLVPNRSPTMDGGLGGNPSSANNAELSLFGGVDNNAVTSPNRITLAGGVTTFVALYDYESRTASDLSFRKGERLQIVNNTEGDWWLARSLTTGENGYIPSNYVAPSDSIQAEEWFFGKITRRDSERLLLSLENRRGTFLVRESETTKGAYCLSVLDYDNTKGLNVKHYKIRKLDSGGFYITSRTQFSNLQQLVNHYRKHADGLCHSLTDICPVLKPQTQGLAKDAWEIPRDSLRLDLKLGQGCFGEVWMGTWNGTTRVAIKTLKPGTMSPEAFLQEAQVMKKLRHEKLVQLYAVVSEEPIYIVTEYMGQGSLLDFLKGDMGKMLRLPQLVDMASQIASGMAYVERMNYVHRDLRAANILVGDNMVCKVADFGLARLIEDNEYTARQGAKFPIKWTAPEAALYGRFTIKSDVWSFGVLLTELATKGRVPYPGMVNREVLDQVERGYRMPCPAECPESMHELMLTCWRKEAEERPTFEYLQGFLEDYFTSTEPQYQPGENL